The sequence GACCAGAACTTCTGAAGGTGGAAGGCTCCTTGAATACTCTTGATACAGAAGGTATTTTTAAGTTTAGCAATGGTCGAATAATATTTATGAACAAGATATTTAACCTAATGGATAGGCAGAAACAAAGAGAAATTTTTGGTGCAGGCTCTTCTGAAATTGGTGATAATTATGTGGAGATAAAGATGGAACCTCATCCTGTATTTAAGGACAAGAGGAGTGCAACACCATACTTTAATATTAAAACTTTTAGTGAAGTACAAAAGTCAATTGTTGCAACTGATAGCGTCAAGCATGAAGACCATTTATTTGTTGTTTTTATCCAAGGCCCAATCAATGACCTAAATTCTTTTTCCATAGAACATTACAAGAAAGGTGACTCTGGTTATGCGTTAGCTCAAGGTAGAATATATATTACCGATATGACCTCTGACCAAATGGATACAGTTATTTCTTATTTAGTTCCTGCAGTATTTAGACCCGATTTTTATAGGTCTATTTTGCAAGAAGGTATTGCGGATAACCAAGAAGCGAATGCCATGCTGCGAGAATATTCCGCTTCACAGATAAACATCTGGATAGACCAACAATTAAGGCCCTTTGAGCAAGAGATTGCCAAGAATATGGGTTTATATGATGTTAACATTCAGCATGATCTTGGTGGAGAACTGGTTAACGCTATGCAGATTTTTCAGCAAAGAGAAGATCGGTTGTATAATGAGTCTAAAGAAAATGCTTTGTCAGTAGAATATGTTAAAGACCTTTTCTTTAAGAAATTATTTGTTAAAGTTAAAACAGGGATCAGCCAAGACCCGACGAAACCATTGTTGAACATGAGTCAATATGAATTGGCATGGTTATTAAATGATTACTTGAGCCTTAATTATGGCAACTATAATTTGAACGATATTGACACTATGTATGGAGCTTTTTCAATCAATGCAAACTTTATTTTCTAGAGTACTATTAATATGTTTTATGGGAGTTGCTATGGCTATAAGCGTTATGCCAGAGGACCCGTCTGTGTTTAATCACCATATTATTAATAAAATTATTTTCTTATCCGAGGACGGGAGCGAGAACGTAACCACTGGGATTACAGAAAGGGTTCAATTCCTTCAGCCAGAAGAAAGATTTTATTATGACTATTTGATTAGTGATATTTCCAATATTTTAAAAAGCGGTTTAGCGAAAGATGTTAATGCTCGTGTGAGACAAACTGGTGAACAGGAAGTTAGTGTCTATTTTTCTATAGTTAATAATCAGAAGATAGAAAAAATTCAATTAAGCAATGTTAGCGTTATTAATCCCGAAGCGATAATTGCGAGCTTGAATAATAAAGTGGATTATCCGTTAGACAATACTTTCATCAAAGACGATGTCAAAATCATTGAGGACAAGTATCACGATGCGGGTTTTGTTTTAGCCAGAGTCTCTAACGTTTTCTTTGTGGATCAGTATTCCACCTTGATTTTTAATGTGGAAGAAGGAGAGATAGCTAGAATAATCCTCAGGGGTATTAATAATATAAACGAGAAATTAATTTATAGAGAAATGTCACTTGTTTCTGGCTCTGTACTTAATATGAATCAATTACGAGAAGATAGATTAATAATAATGAGGTTAGGATACTTTTCTAAAGTAAGCATTCCTCTAATTCTTCCTTCCTCTGAGTATCCGGGTAAAGTGGATATTACGTATGATCTTAGTGAGAGCAAAATCAATAATTTACAAATAGGTATTGAACAGTTACCAAACAATTTATATAGCCTTACCTTTGGGCTAAGATTCCCTAATTTTAGGAACGAAGGTGATGGGCTTTATTTGAAAGCTCAAACTCTATTTAATGCTCCGTTGGAGGACTATAGTTACTTTTTAAAATATAATGAACCTTGGCCGTTTGGGGTCAAGATGCCGCTTGATTTAACGTTGTGGCATCAGGTAAATAGAGAAAATGTTATAGGTAAGAGTACTTCAGTTCCGGTTAAAAGGCGTGGCTGGGAAGCAACTTTACAGCCAATAAGCTTTGAAGACAGGAAGCTGTTGGTGGGCTTTACGCAGGAAGACGTGCAAGATACCACCGCTACGTATCCGTCATATTATACCAGTGCAGTTAGGTTTGCCTTTGTGCAGAATAATATTCGGAACATTAATCATCCATTAAAAGGTACAATGCATTCAATAGAAATAGAGAAGGGAAACAACCTCTTTGGGGTTTTAAATTTCGGAGGAATTCCTTATGCAAAATATGAATTTAAATATACCTTTTTTCAAGAGTTACTCAACTTGGGGGTTTTAGGGCTACATTTTGAAGCAGGCTACTTGGATTCTGATGATGGCACTATTCTTTTGTTTGAACAGGATATGTTTAGTGTTGGTGGTGCCTATTCATTAAGAGGCTTTAAAGATCCTTATGTTGACCCAGTAACTGCTATTTCGGGTGCGAAAAAACTTCTGATAAACCTCGAGTATAGAACATTACTATTGAGTTGGGTGCAGTTAGCAGCTTTTACAGATTGGGGATATGCGACTAGTGATTCTATGCAACTTTCTAATTTTAAATGGGGTGGGGGACTTGGACTGAGAATATTTACTCCATTAGTTCCGATTAGGCTGGACTTTGGTTATAGCGACCAAGAAAAGCTTATTTTTCATTTTGCCTTAGGCCAAGCTTTTTAATAACATCTACCTAGCTTCTTCCGTCAGTTATTGCTTTATGTTAGAATGAATGAAGATTTTAAAAGAGGGTGGGTCTATGATTAAAAGATTATTATTATTATCATTTCTTTTCGGAACTTTATTCGCTAGTACAATTAATCAGGTGATTATTAGTGGTAGCTTTACAACTGAGAAACCAAATATTTTCAACATGCTTAAGAGTAAACCTGGCACAGCTATGGTCACGGAGAATGTTATTGATGACATCAGAAGAGTTTATGAAACAGGACTATTTAAAGATGACATAACAGTAGAACCAGTGTTTTTAAAGAATGGTTCTGTGGATTTAGTTTTTATGGTTACAGAAAATCCTCGAATAACATCTGTTCAGTTTATGGGATTACATACTTTTACTGCAAAACAACTTTTGGCGAGCATGGACTTAAGGGAAAACGCTGTGCTGGACTATTCAAAACTTAGAGGCGATATAAGAGCAATAAATGATTATTATCACGAAAAAGGCTATGTTCTGATGACCATCAAGCAAGTTATTGAACCAAAAGAAGCTGGAGCATTAATTTTTGTTATTAATGAAGGGATAATTGAGGATATTTTTATTAAAGGACTCACTTATACCAAGGACTTTGTTATAACTAGAGAAATGGACTCTCAAGCAGGAAAAGCTTTTAATATTAACGTCTTGAAAGAAGATATGCGAAGTATTTTTAATACAGGCTTTGTAGATAATATTAATATCGAACCTCCTGTTGCCGGTATAGACCCAGAAAAGGTTATTGCTGTTGTAAGTGTTCAAGAAAAAAGATCTGGTTCGTTCCAGTTCGGTGGTGGAATCGGTTCTACTTCAGGATTTTTTGGTTTCTTGCAATTAGAATTTGTTAACTTTTTGGGTGAAGGCTATAACCTCGCAGTTAAAGGTCAGTGGGGAGAGAAACAAACAAATTACGAAGTTAGATACTTTAATCCTTGGTTCTACCCTGAAATTTTTGGCTCAAGGGCATGGACAACATTTCGTTTGTGGCACACAGATGGTCAGATAGATGAAGGGCAAGGATTAAAAGCTTACAATGATGGTGGAGAATGGACTTTGGGGCGTAAACTAGACAAGACGCTCAGTGTTTTTGGTAATATTAGGATTAATAATATTTCTTCTTATGAGTCAATTCCTATTCCGCAAAAGGTGCCTACTGAAGAGATTTCTTCTTATAAAGTAAGAAGCATAGGCGCTGGAGGCAACTATGATACTAGAGATAATAGGTTTAATCCTTCCTCAGGTGAGTTTCTTTCTGCTAGGGCTGATACTTCTTTGTTGTTTTTGGGAGCGTCAGTTGAATATTTGAAGACTAAGTTTCAGGCGCAGAAATTTTTCCCATTGTCTGACAATTTTGCTCTTGGTTTTAAGGGACAGGCGGATGCTTCTATTGGAACAATTTTTGATACAGAAAGGTATTTTTTGGGAGGCTCTACAACGATAAGAGGGTATGAAGATGGAACACCAATTGGCGTTGGTGGAGCTAGAGTAATGGGGACAACCGAGCTTAGGTATATGATCAATGAAACAATTAATATTTATGGGTTCTTTGATATAGGAAAAATCGGGCGAGGCTTTTCTCAGTGTATGGTAAATGCTGCTGGTTCTCCAGAGTGGCGCTATGGTTATGGGATGGGATTTAAAGTTATTACTCCCATAGGACCATTAAGATTTGATTTCGCTTGGGGTGATGGTGAGAACTATGGTGGATTTGAGTCTTATTCTTTAAAACAAAGTGGACAAATGACAGTACACTTTAATATTGAAAATACTTTTTAACAAAGGAGAAAATAAATGAGAAAACTACTTGTATTTGGATTAATAGTTTTTAGTTGGGGTTTTTCTGCTACAGCCATTGGTTATGTGGATACATTAGAGGTGTTACAGTCTTATAATAAAGCAATCGCTGCACAAGCTGATCTTGTTCAAAAACAACAGGACGTGCAAGAGTTTTTTGCTTTAAAACAAAAAGAGTATGAGTCTTATGTACAACCTGATAGTACAGAACAAGAAATATTTCAGATTAAGAAAGAATTGGAAAATGCTGTTGAGCCAAAAAGACAGGAACTGCTAGAACTAAACAAAAAACTTTCTAATGAAATAGAAGAAGATATCCTAGTTGCTACTGAGACAATATCTAAGCAACTAAAATTAGACATAGTGCTAGATAAAAAATCTGTTCTTGTGGGCGGTATGGACATTACAACTCTTGTTGTAGATAAACTCAATAATAAAAACAAATGA comes from Candidatus Margulisiibacteriota bacterium and encodes:
- a CDS encoding BamA/TamA family outer membrane protein, whose product is MAISVMPEDPSVFNHHIINKIIFLSEDGSENVTTGITERVQFLQPEERFYYDYLISDISNILKSGLAKDVNARVRQTGEQEVSVYFSIVNNQKIEKIQLSNVSVINPEAIIASLNNKVDYPLDNTFIKDDVKIIEDKYHDAGFVLARVSNVFFVDQYSTLIFNVEEGEIARIILRGINNINEKLIYREMSLVSGSVLNMNQLREDRLIIMRLGYFSKVSIPLILPSSEYPGKVDITYDLSESKINNLQIGIEQLPNNLYSLTFGLRFPNFRNEGDGLYLKAQTLFNAPLEDYSYFLKYNEPWPFGVKMPLDLTLWHQVNRENVIGKSTSVPVKRRGWEATLQPISFEDRKLLVGFTQEDVQDTTATYPSYYTSAVRFAFVQNNIRNINHPLKGTMHSIEIEKGNNLFGVLNFGGIPYAKYEFKYTFFQELLNLGVLGLHFEAGYLDSDDGTILLFEQDMFSVGGAYSLRGFKDPYVDPVTAISGAKKLLINLEYRTLLLSWVQLAAFTDWGYATSDSMQLSNFKWGGGLGLRIFTPLVPIRLDFGYSDQEKLIFHFALGQAF
- a CDS encoding BamA/TamA family outer membrane protein, which encodes MIKRLLLLSFLFGTLFASTINQVIISGSFTTEKPNIFNMLKSKPGTAMVTENVIDDIRRVYETGLFKDDITVEPVFLKNGSVDLVFMVTENPRITSVQFMGLHTFTAKQLLASMDLRENAVLDYSKLRGDIRAINDYYHEKGYVLMTIKQVIEPKEAGALIFVINEGIIEDIFIKGLTYTKDFVITREMDSQAGKAFNINVLKEDMRSIFNTGFVDNINIEPPVAGIDPEKVIAVVSVQEKRSGSFQFGGGIGSTSGFFGFLQLEFVNFLGEGYNLAVKGQWGEKQTNYEVRYFNPWFYPEIFGSRAWTTFRLWHTDGQIDEGQGLKAYNDGGEWTLGRKLDKTLSVFGNIRINNISSYESIPIPQKVPTEEISSYKVRSIGAGGNYDTRDNRFNPSSGEFLSARADTSLLFLGASVEYLKTKFQAQKFFPLSDNFALGFKGQADASIGTIFDTERYFLGGSTTIRGYEDGTPIGVGGARVMGTTELRYMINETINIYGFFDIGKIGRGFSQCMVNAAGSPEWRYGYGMGFKVITPIGPLRFDFAWGDGENYGGFESYSLKQSGQMTVHFNIENTF
- a CDS encoding OmpH family outer membrane protein codes for the protein MRKLLVFGLIVFSWGFSATAIGYVDTLEVLQSYNKAIAAQADLVQKQQDVQEFFALKQKEYESYVQPDSTEQEIFQIKKELENAVEPKRQELLELNKKLSNEIEEDILVATETISKQLKLDIVLDKKSVLVGGMDITTLVVDKLNNKNK